Proteins from a single region of Amyelois transitella isolate CPQ chromosome 31, ilAmyTran1.1, whole genome shotgun sequence:
- the LOC106129207 gene encoding zinc finger protein 62 homolog, with amino-acid sequence MGEKATATSTSNVFCCAVCNDTFNSNKALIRHKTLHAKEKRTFNCNTCPKLFTEHREFVLHEITHLHHTSKHKCVECGVEKRYMEYKIHVLTHYEQPKQSCDVCGVLLTYDKMKEHTKVHSGFNTRFVCDICGKTLSTGKREMHMAIHRRGPKRYPCDYCDKVYKCKHDRDCHVNIHTGELSEICDICGFVCHNPKNMNRHKRKHKIIENRFECDYCQKIIFNKTSLVLHIRNHMLGFRCKCRNCSFSAPTRSALKRHKKLTHYFCKICRDGFHSSTQLARHVKSTNHQELMMENDE; translated from the exons ATGGGTGAAAAAGCAACAGCGACAAGTACTTCAAATGTGTTTTGTTGTGCTGTGTGCAACGACACATTTAACTCCAACAAGGCATTAATTCGCCACAAAACATTGCACgctaaagaaaaaagaactttCAACTGCAACACTTGCCCAAAATTGTTCACGGAACACCGTGAATTTGTATTACACGAAATCACTCATTTGCACCATACTAGCAAACATAAATGTGTGGAATGCGGAGTCGAAAAGAGATATATGGAGTACAAAATACACGTGTTGACACATTATGAACAACCAAAACAGTCCTGCGATGTTTGCGGTGTCTTGTTGACTTACGACAAGATGAAGGAACACACTAAAGTGCATAGTG GTTTCAACACGCGGTTCGTGTGTGATATTTGCggcaagactctgtctaccggCAAGCGAGAGATGCACATGGCCATTCACAGACGAGGGCCCAAACGGTACCCGTGCGATTATTGCGACAAAGTGTACAAGTGTAAACATGACAG GGACTGTCATGTGAACATTCACACTGGTGAACTGTCAGAAATATGCGATATATGCGGTTTCGTCTGTCACAACCCGAAAAATATGAACAGACACAAGcggaaacataaaataatagaaaataggtTCGAGTGTGACTATTGTCAGaagataattttcaataagaCATCGCTTGTGCTTCATATTAGGAACCACATGCTTGGATTCAG GTGTAAATGTAGAAACTGCTCGTTCTCAGCGCCCACTCGCTCGGCGCTGAAACGACACAAGAAGTTGACGCATTACTTCTGTAAAATCTGCCGCGACGGCTTCCACTCCAGCACCCAGCTGGCACGTCACGTGAAGTCGACTAATCATCAGGAATTGATGATGGAGAATGACGAGTGA